In a single window of the Candidatus Kaiserbacteria bacterium genome:
- a CDS encoding NAD-dependent epimerase/dehydratase family protein — MSTYLITGGAGFIGTNLSERLVKEGYAVVVVDDLSSGANPERLPKEVVFHKLDV; from the coding sequence ATGTCTACATATCTCATCACAGGCGGAGCGGGGTTCATTGGTACTAATCTTTCAGAACGCCTCGTGAAGGAGGGATATGCGGTAGTGGTTGTTGATGATTTAAGTAGTGGAGCAAATCCAGAGAGACTTCCGAAGGAAGTGGTTTTTCATAAACTTGATGTGTAA
- a CDS encoding GDP-mannose 4,6-dehydratase has protein sequence MCNTAELTKVMKGVDYVVHLAALPRVQFSIEHPFETQHANVDGTLSVLEAARAAG, from the coding sequence ATGTGTAATACTGCGGAACTCACCAAGGTAATGAAAGGGGTTGACTATGTGGTGCATCTTGCGGCATTACCACGGGTGCAGTTTTCTATTGAACATCCCTTTGAGACACAACACGCGAACGTCGACGGCACACTCTCCGTGCTTGAAGCAGCACGTGCTGCGGGGTGA
- a CDS encoding NAD-dependent epimerase/dehydratase family protein has protein sequence MYAASSSVYGDQTVMPLVETLPAQPKSPYGLHKYVGELMMKLWNEIHGIETVSLRFLMCMDHTLTLMARMPSS, from the coding sequence GTGTATGCTGCATCAAGTTCTGTGTACGGTGATCAGACCGTCATGCCACTTGTGGAAACACTCCCCGCACAGCCAAAAAGCCCGTACGGTCTTCACAAGTATGTGGGTGAACTCATGATGAAATTATGGAATGAGATTCATGGCATAGAGACCGTCTCACTCCGATTTTTAATGTGTATGGACCACACTTTGACCCTGATGGCGCGTATGCCCTCGTCATAG
- a CDS encoding NAD-dependent epimerase/dehydratase family protein → MYGPHFDPDGAYALVIGKFLKLRSEGLSMTITGDGEQSRDFTHVRDMIDAVIRASQNPDVGKVKYLMSVRVAMPLLMKLQKLLAVLLNMSLHVSSQNTHFPTLLKSVRLSAGYLPFHSKRELQNSKRSLD, encoded by the coding sequence GTGTATGGACCACACTTTGACCCTGATGGCGCGTATGCCCTCGTCATAGGAAAGTTCCTCAAACTGCGAAGCGAAGGATTATCGATGACCATCACGGGAGACGGAGAGCAATCGCGAGACTTTACGCATGTGCGGGACATGATAGATGCAGTCATTCGTGCAAGCCAAAATCCAGATGTGGGCAAGGTGAAGTATTTAATGTCGGTGCGGGTCGCAATGCCTCTATTAATGAAATTGCAAAAATTATTGGCGGTCTTATTGAATATGTCCCTGCACGTCTCGAGCCAAAACACACACTTTCCGACTCTACTAAAATCCGTGAGGCTCTCGGCTGGGTACCTACCGTTTCACTCGAAGAGGGAATTGCAGAACTCAAAACGAAGTTTGGACTAA
- a CDS encoding bifunctional 5,10-methylenetetrahydrofolate dehydrogenase/5,10-methenyltetrahydrofolate cyclohydrolase — MIVDGRKIAEAVFAKIRTDVSLLSRAPRLVVISCAPTPETERYLALKQKKAAEVGIITEVLRFDATATTEEIVAASREAEKHADGIIMQLPLPATIDTPRVLAAISPAFDVDALNPETTTFLSPVVGAIHEILVTHGITATKKNVTIIGSGKLVGLPAHAWFSAQEAQMSIVTKDTVDIGFYTRVADIIVCGAGVPGLLTPDMVKEGVIILDAGTSEEGESCVGMLTPLVQIKQHSLHRSLGALGLSLLPYSLEMCWIAATKRQSVV; from the coding sequence ATGATTGTTGATGGAAGAAAAATTGCTGAAGCGGTGTTTGCAAAAATACGGACTGATGTATCACTTCTTTCTCGTGCTCCACGACTGGTGGTTATTTCGTGCGCGCCTACTCCCGAAACCGAGCGTTACCTTGCATTGAAACAAAAAAAGGCAGCTGAGGTAGGGATTATTACCGAAGTGCTTCGTTTTGATGCAACTGCAACTACCGAGGAAATAGTGGCGGCGAGCAGAGAGGCAGAGAAGCATGCCGACGGCATCATTATGCAACTCCCACTTCCGGCGACTATTGACACTCCTCGAGTGCTCGCCGCCATTTCACCCGCTTTCGATGTCGATGCTCTCAACCCAGAGACCACGACATTCCTCTCACCCGTGGTGGGTGCAATCCATGAAATACTCGTGACCCATGGCATTACGGCAACTAAAAAGAACGTCACCATTATTGGGAGCGGAAAACTTGTGGGACTTCCTGCACATGCCTGGTTTTCTGCACAGGAAGCACAGATGAGTATAGTAACGAAAGACACAGTAGACATCGGCTTCTATACTCGCGTTGCAGACATTATTGTGTGTGGGGCAGGTGTGCCAGGGCTTCTTACTCCTGATATGGTGAAAGAAGGGGTTATTATTCTTGATGCGGGTACCTCCGAAGAGGGGGAGTCTTGTGTGGGGATGCTGACCCCGCTTGTGCAGATAAAGCAGCACTCTTTACACCGGTCCCTGGGGGCATTGGGCCTATCACTATTGCCATACTCCTTAGAAATGTGTTGGATTGCTGCCACGAAACGACAGTCTGTGGTATAG
- a CDS encoding SecD/SecF family protein translocase subunit, which produces MRNLNFGALPVPITLVSTQTIGSSMGDEALHAGVYAGVIGFIILSIFLILWYRLPGVVAVVALVVYVVIMLALFKLIPVVLTAAGIAGFILSVGLAVDANVLIAERMKEELRAGKHIDDAIKEGFNRAWLAIRDSNIAHIIVGVILFWFGTALIKGFALVFSVGVLVSMFSAITVSRTLLIALPIRGEGKISKFLMSSGASR; this is translated from the coding sequence GTGCGTAATTTAAACTTTGGTGCGCTTCCTGTGCCTATTACTCTCGTGAGTACACAGACCATTGGTTCATCCATGGGTGACGAAGCACTCCATGCAGGTGTATATGCGGGCGTGATTGGATTTATTATTCTTTCGATTTTCCTTATCCTCTGGTACCGTCTTCCGGGTGTTGTGGCGGTGGTTGCACTCGTGGTGTACGTGGTCATTATGCTTGCGCTCTTTAAACTCATTCCAGTAGTACTCACCGCGGCAGGTATCGCCGGATTTATTCTCTCGGTGGGACTTGCCGTGGATGCAAACGTGCTTATCGCTGAGCGTATGAAGGAAGAACTCCGTGCAGGCAAGCACATCGATGATGCCATCAAAGAAGGCTTTAATCGTGCATGGCTCGCTATTCGGGATTCCAATATCGCACACATTATTGTGGGTGTCATTCTCTTTTGGTTTGGTACCGCACTCATTAAAGGCTTCGCACTCGTGTTCTCGGTGGGTGTCCTTGTCTCCATGTTCTCTGCAATTACCGTATCGCGTACACTCCTTATCGCACTTCCGATTCGTGGAGAGGGAAAAATCAGCAAATTCCTTATGAGTTCAGGTGCCTCACGATAA